In the Arachis ipaensis cultivar K30076 chromosome B10, Araip1.1, whole genome shotgun sequence genome, one interval contains:
- the LOC107621675 gene encoding phenolic glucoside malonyltransferase 1-like, translating to MAESTPAFFKVHEVYKVAPPQGTTTTTTTTLPLTFFDLLWLRLPSTERLYFYEFPNPTSSFFDSLLPNLKHSLQLTLQHFFPLAGNITWPQHSLIPAITYVPGQDSVPLIVSESNEDFNHLCSNLCQVSKFQQLVPRLSISDHRASLLALQVTLFPNSGFCIGITTHHAAFDGNCSTMFMKAWAYTCSQISHTPSMSLPENLTPFFDRSAVKDPKRIAELFAKTWLNFGGENNRSLKILEAATEARTDVVKGVFELKTSQIQKLKKHAKSSNLETKVSTFAVTSAYLLHCLVKAEQQESKKVAFLFNVDCRSRLEPPLGPTYFGNCVAIPLISVEKERIEGSDGFINALKMITEVLYDLENNDNGVLNGAENYMLMVQSVVGEGSRLYSPSGSPWFGVYGVDFGFGKPIRVDVASVNKTASFSLSEGRNVDGGIEIGLALTQNHMETFAALFHQQIETF from the coding sequence ATGGCGGAATCTACTCCAGCATTCTTCAAAGTCCATGAAGTTTACAAAGTTGCGCCGCCACAaggaaccaccaccaccacaaccaccacccTTCCCTTAACCTTCTTCGACCTGCTATGGCTAAGGCTTCCCTCCACAGAGCGTCTTTACTTCTACGAATTCCCAAACCCAACATCTTCATTCTTTGACTCTCTTCTTCCCAATCTCAAACACTCCCTTCAACTCACTCTTCAACACTTCTTCCCCCTCGCCGGTAACATCACTTGGCCGCAACATTCTCTGATTCCTGCCATCACCTACGTCCCCGGTCAAGATTCCGTTCCTCTCATCGTATCCGAATCCAACGAAGATTTCAACCACCTTTGTTCCAATCTTTGCCAAGTTTCCAAGTTCCAACAATTAGTACCTCGCTTGAGTATCTCAGATCACAGAGCTTCTTTGCTTGCATTGCAAGTAACCTTGTTCCCGAACTCCGGCTTTTGCATCGGAATAACTACTCACCATGCCGCTTTCGATGGAAACTGCTCAACCATGTTCATGAAAGCATGGGCCTATACGTGCTCCCAGATCTCACATACGCCATCGATGTCACTTCCCGAGAATCTAACACCGTTCTTTGACAGATCGGCCGTAAAGGACCCAAAGCGAATCGCCGAGTTGTTCGCGAAGACATGGTTGAACTTCGGTGGAGAAAACAATAGGAGTCTTAAGATCTTGGAAGCAGCCACGGAAGCAAGAACCGATGTAGTTAAAGGGGTGTTTGAATTGAAGACTTCACAAATTCAAAAGCTCAAGAAACATGCAAAAAGCAGTAACTTGGAAACCAAGGTTTCAACTTTTGCGGTCACTAGTGCTTATTTGTTGCATTGCCTGGTGAAAGCAGAGCAACAAGAGTCCAAGAAAGTTGCATTTTTATTCAACGTGGATTGTAGATCCCGTTTGGAACCTCCATTGGGGCCAACATATTTTGGAAACTGCGTGGCGATTCCGTTGATATCGGTAGAGAAAGAGAGGATAGAAGGGAGTGATGGGTTCATAAATGCTCTGAAGATGATAACAGAGGTGTTGTATGATTTGGAGAATAATGATAATGGGGTGTTAAATGGGGCAGAAAATTACATGTTAATGGTTCAATCTGTTGTTGGAGAAGGGAGTAGATTGTACTCACCTTCGGGTTCGccatggtttggggtttatggggTTGATTTTGGATTTGGAAAGCCTATAAGAGTTGATGTTGCTTCTGTTAATAAGACAGCTTCGTTTTCTCTTTCTGAAGGTAGGAATGTCGATGGTGGAATTGAGATTGGTTTGGCTCTCACCCAAAATCACATGGAGACTTTTGCTGCTCTTTTTCACCAACAAATTGAAACCTTTTAA